Proteins encoded in a region of the bacterium genome:
- a CDS encoding peroxiredoxin, which translates to MALQLGDVAPDFVADTTEGQIRFHEWIGDSWAVLFSHPKDFTPVCTTELGYMAKLKPEFDRRNTKIIGLSVDPVDDHARWANDIKETQGAAPNYPMIGDTELKVAKLYGMLPAATTGTAKGRTPADNQTVRTIFVIGPDKKIKLTIAYPMTTGRNFDEVLRVIDSLQLTAKHKVSTPVNWKRGDDVIIAGSVSDEEAKKTYPGGWKAPRPYIRIVPQPR; encoded by the coding sequence ATGGCGCTTCAACTGGGTGACGTGGCACCGGATTTTGTGGCGGATACGACCGAAGGCCAAATCCGTTTCCACGAGTGGATTGGCGACTCATGGGCGGTGTTGTTCTCGCACCCGAAGGACTTCACGCCGGTCTGCACGACCGAGCTCGGTTACATGGCCAAGCTCAAGCCCGAGTTCGACCGGCGCAACACCAAGATCATCGGGCTCAGCGTCGACCCAGTCGACGATCACGCCCGGTGGGCGAACGACATCAAAGAGACGCAGGGGGCGGCGCCCAACTACCCGATGATCGGCGACACGGAGCTCAAGGTCGCCAAGCTGTACGGGATGCTGCCGGCCGCCACGACCGGCACCGCAAAGGGGCGTACGCCGGCGGACAACCAGACCGTCCGCACCATCTTCGTCATCGGTCCCGACAAGAAGATCAAGCTCACCATCGCGTACCCCATGACGACGGGGCGCAACTTCGACGAGGTGTTGCGTGTCATCGACTCGCTGCAGCTGACGGCGAAGCACAAGGTCTCGACGCCGGTAAACTGGAAGCGCGGCGACGACGTGATCATCGCTGGGTCGGTATCCGACGAGGAAGCCAAGAAGACGTACCCGGGCGGCTGGAAGGCACCGCGGCCCTACATCCGGATCGTGCCGCAGCCGCGATGA
- a CDS encoding MFS transporter, which yields MPPVGRRGLMVLFLAIFIVMMGFGIVLPVLQFYAREVGATPLQIGLLATSYAFMQFLFAPAWGALSDRVGRKPIFSLGLVGYAVSFIIFGLSHQVWELFLARILGGILSAATLPTAMAYIGDTTPEERRGGSMGMMGAAMGLGFTIGPGIGGLLGHHNLALPFFVGAGLALLTLALSWGALPEPVRRDTPADRPSRMGAIRLALSGPLALFYLITFAGAFALAGLEATYALFAQDRLHLTAASGAGAIGIVFVVVGLVQAVILGGLIGRLIDRWGENRLVRGGLLLAAVGYLLIMSTHNLVTLALYAAIAGAGHSLMRPSIAALISKRTRAGQGLSVGIMDSFDSLGRIIGPAWGGAVYHVGAHTLPYLSAALVLLVTAGVSFLAAGRGLPVQAH from the coding sequence ATGCCCCCAGTTGGTCGTCGCGGCCTAATGGTGCTCTTTCTGGCCATTTTCATCGTCATGATGGGCTTTGGAATCGTCCTTCCGGTTCTGCAGTTTTACGCCCGGGAGGTGGGGGCGACCCCGTTACAGATCGGCCTCCTCGCCACCTCGTATGCCTTTATGCAGTTTCTCTTCGCCCCGGCATGGGGTGCCCTGAGCGACCGGGTCGGCCGCAAGCCGATCTTCTCCCTGGGACTCGTTGGCTACGCGGTCTCGTTCATCATCTTCGGCCTCTCCCACCAGGTCTGGGAGTTGTTTCTTGCCCGGATCCTGGGGGGAATTCTCAGCGCCGCTACCCTGCCCACAGCCATGGCCTACATCGGTGACACGACCCCGGAGGAGCGCCGCGGCGGGAGCATGGGGATGATGGGCGCGGCGATGGGACTTGGGTTTACGATCGGCCCGGGAATCGGGGGTCTTCTCGGCCACCACAACCTTGCCCTCCCCTTCTTCGTCGGCGCGGGCCTCGCGTTGCTCACTCTGGCGCTCAGTTGGGGCGCGCTGCCTGAGCCGGTACGGCGCGACACCCCCGCCGACCGCCCGTCCCGGATGGGAGCGATTCGGCTCGCGTTGAGCGGGCCGTTGGCGCTCTTCTACCTCATCACCTTCGCGGGGGCATTCGCCCTGGCCGGACTCGAGGCCACCTATGCGCTATTTGCCCAGGACCGCCTGCACCTCACCGCGGCGAGCGGGGCCGGCGCGATCGGCATCGTGTTCGTGGTCGTCGGGCTGGTGCAGGCGGTAATCCTCGGCGGCTTGATCGGGCGCCTCATCGATCGGTGGGGCGAGAACCGACTGGTCCGAGGAGGACTACTCCTCGCCGCGGTTGGGTACCTCCTCATCATGAGCACCCACAACCTGGTGACGCTCGCGCTGTACGCGGCGATCGCCGGGGCCGGCCATTCGCTGATGCGCCCCTCGATTGCCGCGCTGATCTCGAAGCGGACGCGGGCCGGACAGGGGCTCTCCGTGGGCATCATGGACTCGTTCGACAGCCTCGGACGGATCATCGGCCCGGCGTGGGGCGGGGCCGTCTACCACGTCGGCGCGCATACGCTCCCGTACCTGAGCGCCGCGCTGGTCTTGTTGGTGACCGCTGGGGTGTCGTTCCTGGCGGCCGGGCGCGGACTCCCCGTTCAGGCGCACTGA